The Gordonia sp. KTR9 genome contains a region encoding:
- the fabG gene encoding 3-oxoacyl-ACP reductase FabG — translation MSTQKTAIVTGAARGIGAAVARRLADDGLAVAVLDLDADACADTVKAITDAGGKAVAVGADVADEASVNAAVDKVVAELGKPTVVVNNAGITRDNLLFKMTVDDWDAVMAVHLRGAFNVTKAVQKYMVEAEWGRIVNLSSTSALGNRGQVNYSAAKAGMQGFTKTLAIELGRFGVTANAIAPGFIETEMTAATAERIGVPFEDFKRAAAGQIPVNRVGVPEDIAHTASFFISEGAGFVSGQVVYVAGGPKD, via the coding sequence ATGAGCACGCAGAAGACGGCCATCGTCACCGGGGCCGCACGGGGGATCGGCGCGGCCGTGGCCAGGCGCCTGGCCGACGACGGACTGGCGGTGGCCGTCCTGGACCTCGACGCCGATGCCTGCGCCGACACGGTCAAGGCCATCACCGACGCCGGCGGCAAGGCCGTCGCGGTGGGTGCCGACGTCGCCGACGAGGCCTCGGTGAACGCCGCGGTGGACAAGGTCGTCGCCGAACTCGGCAAGCCGACGGTGGTCGTCAACAACGCGGGCATCACCCGCGACAACCTGCTGTTCAAGATGACTGTCGACGACTGGGACGCGGTGATGGCCGTGCACCTGCGTGGGGCGTTCAATGTCACCAAGGCCGTGCAGAAGTACATGGTCGAGGCGGAGTGGGGACGCATCGTCAACCTGTCGAGCACCTCCGCGCTCGGCAACCGCGGACAGGTCAACTACTCGGCGGCCAAGGCCGGCATGCAGGGATTCACCAAGACCCTGGCCATCGAACTCGGCCGGTTCGGGGTCACCGCGAACGCCATCGCCCCCGGTTTCATCGAGACCGAGATGACCGCCGCCACCGCCGAGCGCATCGGTGTGCCCTTCGAGGACTTCAAGCGTGCCGCAGCGGGCCAGATCCCGGTCAACCGCGTCGGCGTGCCCGAGGACATCGCCCACACCGCGTCCTTCTTCATCAGCGAGGGTGCCGGCTTCGTGTCGGGTCAGGTCGTCTACGTGGCCGGCGGCCCCAAGGACTGA
- a CDS encoding ribose-phosphate diphosphokinase, with amino-acid sequence MTWTTDNQKNLMLFSGRAHPELAEAVADELGIKVTPQTARDFANGELFVRFEDSVRGSDAFVLQSCPYPLNQWVMEALIMIDALKRGSAKRISVILPFYPYARQDKKHRGREPISARLIADLLKTAGADRIITVDLHTDQIQGFFDGPVDHMHAQGQLAEYIRGKYGTDNIAVVSPDSGRVRVAEKWADTLGGAPLAFIHKTRDPLVPNQVKSNRVVGEVEGRTCILIDDMIDTGGTIAGAVRVLKDAGAGDVIIATTHGVFSDPAAERLANCGAKEVIATDTLPIPAEKRFANLTVLSIAPLLAQTIREVFENGSVTSLFDGIA; translated from the coding sequence ATGACCTGGACCACTGACAACCAGAAGAACCTGATGCTGTTCTCTGGTCGTGCCCATCCCGAACTCGCCGAAGCAGTCGCCGATGAACTGGGCATCAAGGTCACACCGCAGACCGCCCGCGACTTCGCCAACGGTGAACTGTTCGTTCGTTTCGAGGACTCGGTGCGCGGCTCGGACGCGTTCGTCCTGCAGAGCTGCCCGTACCCGCTGAACCAGTGGGTCATGGAGGCGCTCATCATGATCGACGCCCTCAAGCGCGGCTCGGCCAAGCGCATCAGCGTGATCCTCCCGTTCTATCCGTATGCCCGCCAGGACAAGAAGCACCGCGGGCGCGAGCCGATCTCGGCCCGCCTCATCGCCGATCTGCTCAAGACCGCGGGCGCCGACCGGATCATCACCGTCGACCTGCACACCGATCAGATCCAGGGCTTCTTCGACGGGCCCGTCGACCACATGCACGCGCAGGGGCAGCTCGCCGAGTACATCCGCGGCAAATACGGCACCGACAACATCGCGGTGGTCTCCCCCGACTCCGGTCGCGTACGTGTCGCGGAGAAGTGGGCCGACACCCTCGGTGGCGCACCACTGGCGTTCATCCACAAGACCCGCGATCCGTTGGTGCCCAACCAGGTCAAGTCCAACCGCGTCGTCGGCGAGGTGGAAGGACGCACCTGCATCCTGATCGACGACATGATCGACACCGGCGGCACGATCGCCGGCGCGGTGCGGGTCCTCAAGGACGCCGGGGCGGGCGACGTCATCATCGCCACCACCCACGGTGTGTTCTCCGACCCCGCGGCCGAGCGCCTCGCGAACTGTGGCGCGAAGGAGGTCATCGCGACCGACACCCTGCCGATCCCGGCCGAGAAGCGCTTCGCGAACCTCACCGTCCTCTCCATCGCGCCGCTGCTCGCGCAGACGATCCGCGAGGTCTTCGAGAACGGTTCTGTCACAAGCCTGTTCGACGGTATCGCCTGA
- a CDS encoding daunorubicin resistance protein DrrA family ABC transporter ATP-binding protein, giving the protein MIHARGLVQVFHTGKGKKKREVRAVDGVDLDIAEGEVVGFLGPNGAGKTTTLRMLTTLLRPTAGTATVNGFDVVADPVSVRRSIGYVSQAGGTFSQAQAGDEIVDHGMLYGLSRAEATRRGHALFSQLQLDGLWERQPKNMSGGQKRRLDIVMGLVHEPSLVFLDEPTTGLDPQARANLWDHIRRLRTDRGATVFLTTHYLDEADELSDRILIIDNGRIVAADTADNLKAQVSGDLVALEVADSAAVSTAAEKLASVTGGSGEGRIEVDGRHVRSRVPRAGRAVPGLLRDLDAAGITLDSIEVIRPTLDDVFLTLTGRSLRDAETERGNDIASDTTDPDLRSADAAPSELNQQGANR; this is encoded by the coding sequence ATGATCCACGCACGCGGGTTGGTCCAGGTGTTCCACACCGGGAAAGGGAAGAAGAAACGCGAGGTGAGAGCCGTCGACGGTGTCGATCTCGACATCGCCGAGGGGGAGGTGGTCGGGTTCCTCGGTCCCAACGGCGCGGGCAAGACCACGACGCTGCGGATGCTGACGACGCTCCTGCGGCCGACCGCGGGAACCGCGACGGTCAACGGATTCGACGTGGTCGCCGACCCGGTCTCGGTCCGGCGCAGCATCGGATACGTCTCGCAGGCCGGCGGCACCTTCAGTCAGGCGCAGGCCGGCGACGAGATCGTCGACCACGGCATGCTCTACGGACTGTCCCGGGCCGAGGCGACGCGCCGCGGACACGCCCTGTTCTCTCAGCTGCAGCTCGACGGTCTGTGGGAACGGCAGCCCAAGAACATGTCCGGTGGCCAGAAGCGCCGCCTCGACATCGTGATGGGACTGGTCCACGAACCGTCCCTGGTCTTCCTCGACGAGCCCACCACCGGGCTCGACCCGCAGGCCCGGGCGAATCTCTGGGACCACATCCGGCGCCTACGCACCGATCGCGGCGCAACGGTCTTCCTCACCACGCACTACCTCGACGAGGCCGACGAACTGTCCGACCGGATCCTCATCATCGACAACGGCCGGATCGTGGCCGCCGACACCGCCGACAACCTCAAGGCACAGGTGTCCGGTGATCTGGTGGCACTCGAGGTCGCCGACTCCGCGGCCGTGTCCACCGCCGCGGAGAAGCTGGCCTCGGTCACCGGTGGCAGCGGCGAAGGCCGGATCGAGGTCGACGGCCGGCACGTCCGAAGCCGGGTGCCCCGGGCCGGCCGGGCGGTTCCCGGGTTGCTGCGCGACCTCGACGCCGCGGGCATCACCCTCGATTCCATCGAGGTCATCCGGCCGACGCTTGACGACGTGTTCCTCACCCTCACCGGCCGGTCGCTGCGCGATGCCGAGACCGAACGAGGCAACGACATCGCCTCGGACACAACCGATCCCGATCTCCGCTCGGCCGACGCCGCACCGTCCGAACTCAACCAGCAGGGGGCCAACCGATGA
- the pth gene encoding aminoacyl-tRNA hydrolase, translating into MKLIVGLGNPGSRYEKTRHNVGAMVADGLVASAGARWKVHKKSGAEVAEVRLGGQPVLVAKPRTYMNESGRQIGPLAKFYSVSVDDLIVVHDELDIDFGAVRLKRGGGEGGHNGLRSLSQALGTRDYLRVRIGIGRPPGRQDPADFVLKPFPSSARSEVELLIANGCDAVELLVGQDLESAQNTVHAW; encoded by the coding sequence GTGAAATTGATTGTCGGCCTGGGTAATCCCGGGTCCAGGTACGAGAAGACGAGGCACAACGTCGGCGCGATGGTCGCCGACGGCCTCGTCGCCTCGGCCGGCGCGCGCTGGAAGGTGCACAAGAAGTCCGGCGCCGAGGTCGCCGAGGTACGCCTCGGCGGCCAGCCGGTTCTCGTGGCCAAGCCGCGCACCTACATGAACGAGTCCGGCCGTCAGATCGGTCCGCTCGCGAAGTTCTACTCGGTGTCCGTCGACGACCTGATCGTCGTCCACGACGAACTCGACATCGACTTCGGCGCCGTCCGCCTGAAACGCGGCGGGGGCGAGGGCGGCCACAACGGGCTGCGGTCGCTCAGCCAGGCACTCGGCACACGCGACTATCTGCGTGTGCGCATCGGCATCGGCAGGCCGCCCGGCCGTCAGGATCCCGCCGATTTCGTGCTGAAACCGTTCCCGTCCTCGGCTCGCAGCGAGGTCGAACTCCTGATCGCCAACGGTTGCGACGCCGTCGAACTACTGGTCGGACAGGATCTGGAGTCCGCACAGAACACCGTGCACGCCTGGTGA
- the glmU gene encoding bifunctional UDP-N-acetylglucosamine diphosphorylase/glucosamine-1-phosphate N-acetyltransferase GlmU, whose amino-acid sequence MTGTSPSVAVIVLAAGAGTRMKSKTPKILHTIGGRSLLGHALHGAAGIEPEHLIAVVSHERERVTAAIGEIGALLGVEVGIAEQDAPRGTGDAARVGLGGLPDDFDGTVVVTAADVPLLDADTLRALVDTHLADGGAAVTLTSFVADDPTGYGRIIRDGDAVAAIVEHKDANPEQRAVTEVNAGVYAFDAAALRVGLSKLSTDNAQGEYYLTDIVEIARGEGRAVRGFTVADPVLVAGCNDRAQLSALGAELNRRIIRRHQLDGVTVVDPATTWIDIDVTIEPDAHIEPGTQLHGRTHISADAAIGPDTTLTDVTVGAGAQVIRTHGSDAVIGPDATVGPFAYLRPGTALGVAGKIGTFVETKNATIGDGSKIPHLTYVGDATIGEHSNIGASSVFVNYDGVAKHRTVIGDHCRTGSDNMFVAPVSVGDGAYTGAGTVVRQDVPPGALAVSAGEQRVIEDWVVRKRPDTAAARAALEARENDSGPA is encoded by the coding sequence ATGACGGGAACGTCGCCATCCGTGGCCGTGATCGTCCTGGCCGCGGGCGCCGGTACCCGCATGAAGTCCAAGACCCCGAAGATCCTGCACACCATCGGCGGACGTTCACTCCTCGGCCATGCGCTGCACGGCGCGGCGGGCATCGAACCCGAGCATCTGATCGCGGTCGTCAGCCACGAGCGCGAACGGGTCACGGCGGCCATCGGTGAGATCGGCGCACTCCTGGGCGTCGAGGTCGGGATCGCCGAACAGGACGCGCCGCGCGGAACGGGCGACGCCGCCCGGGTCGGACTCGGCGGGTTGCCCGACGATTTCGACGGCACCGTCGTCGTCACCGCCGCCGACGTCCCCCTGCTCGACGCCGACACCCTGCGCGCCCTCGTCGACACCCACCTCGCCGACGGTGGAGCCGCCGTCACGCTGACGAGCTTCGTCGCCGACGACCCGACCGGATACGGACGGATCATCCGCGACGGAGACGCCGTCGCCGCCATCGTCGAGCACAAGGACGCGAACCCCGAGCAGCGCGCCGTGACCGAGGTGAACGCCGGCGTGTACGCCTTCGACGCCGCCGCGCTGCGGGTCGGTCTGTCGAAGCTGTCCACGGACAACGCGCAGGGCGAGTACTACCTCACCGACATCGTCGAGATCGCCCGCGGCGAGGGCCGGGCGGTCCGTGGGTTCACGGTCGCCGATCCGGTGCTCGTGGCCGGTTGCAACGACCGCGCCCAGCTCTCCGCTCTCGGTGCCGAACTCAACCGCCGGATCATCCGCCGCCATCAGCTCGACGGGGTGACCGTCGTCGACCCCGCCACGACGTGGATCGACATCGACGTCACCATCGAGCCCGACGCGCACATCGAACCGGGCACCCAGCTGCACGGCCGCACCCACATCTCCGCCGACGCGGCCATCGGACCCGACACCACCCTCACCGACGTCACCGTCGGAGCAGGTGCCCAGGTGATCCGTACACACGGCAGCGACGCGGTCATCGGCCCCGACGCCACCGTCGGCCCGTTCGCCTACCTCCGACCCGGGACGGCCCTCGGGGTCGCGGGCAAGATCGGCACCTTCGTCGAGACCAAGAACGCGACCATCGGCGACGGGTCGAAGATCCCGCACCTCACCTATGTCGGTGACGCGACCATCGGCGAGCACTCCAACATCGGCGCGTCGAGCGTCTTCGTCAACTACGACGGGGTTGCCAAGCACCGCACGGTGATCGGCGATCACTGCCGCACCGGCTCGGACAACATGTTCGTCGCCCCGGTCAGCGTCGGCGACGGGGCGTACACCGGAGCCGGAACCGTCGTGCGGCAAGATGTACCGCCGGGGGCCCTCGCGGTCTCGGCGGGAGAACAACGCGTCATCGAGGACTGGGTCGTGCGCAAGCGGCCCGACACCGCGGCGGCGCGCGCGGCCCTCGAGGCGCGCGAGAACGACTCCGGGCCGGCCTGA
- a CDS encoding beta-ketoacyl-ACP synthase 3 yields MLGIGAYRPRRLVSNDEVCEVLDSSDEWIFERSGIRNRRWISGDESARSMAAAAAERAIANSGIAKDKIGALILATNSWKTKIPHGGPIVAYDIGLNGIPAYDVAAGCGGFGYGLGVAADTIRAGSAEYVLLVGVETMSVVMDPTDRNTAFIFGDGAGAVVVGPSADNGISPTVWGSDGENAEAIGQNWDIPEYMDRAQAYQVKDPETDPVGRMVVTMAGPKVFRWAAITLPRALATVLETSGVGVEDIEVFVPHQANARINDLMKKNLGFPDDLPMANDIENTGNTSAASIPLAMEEMLATRKARGGQTALLLGFGAGLSYAGAVVTLPPAPAITSFD; encoded by the coding sequence ATGCTCGGCATCGGCGCCTACCGGCCGCGACGCCTGGTCAGCAACGACGAGGTGTGCGAAGTTCTCGACTCCTCCGACGAGTGGATCTTCGAGCGGAGCGGCATCCGCAATCGCCGCTGGATCAGCGGCGACGAGAGTGCACGGTCCATGGCCGCCGCGGCCGCCGAGCGGGCCATCGCGAACTCCGGCATCGCGAAGGACAAGATCGGCGCGTTGATCCTCGCCACCAACAGCTGGAAGACCAAGATCCCCCACGGCGGGCCGATCGTCGCCTACGACATCGGCCTCAACGGCATCCCGGCCTACGACGTCGCCGCCGGTTGCGGCGGCTTCGGCTACGGGCTCGGGGTCGCGGCCGACACCATCCGCGCCGGCAGCGCCGAGTACGTCCTGCTCGTCGGCGTCGAGACCATGTCGGTGGTCATGGATCCCACCGACCGCAACACCGCCTTCATCTTCGGCGACGGCGCCGGGGCCGTGGTCGTCGGCCCGAGCGCGGACAACGGGATCTCCCCGACCGTCTGGGGCAGCGACGGCGAGAACGCCGAGGCGATCGGTCAGAACTGGGACATTCCCGAGTACATGGACCGTGCGCAGGCCTACCAGGTCAAAGACCCCGAGACCGACCCGGTCGGACGCATGGTCGTGACGATGGCGGGACCCAAGGTGTTCCGATGGGCGGCCATCACCCTCCCCAGGGCGCTCGCCACCGTGCTGGAGACCTCCGGCGTCGGCGTCGAGGACATCGAGGTCTTCGTGCCCCACCAGGCCAACGCCCGCATCAACGACCTGATGAAGAAGAACCTCGGGTTCCCCGACGACCTGCCGATGGCGAACGACATCGAGAACACCGGGAACACCTCGGCGGCCTCGATCCCGCTCGCCATGGAGGAGATGCTCGCGACCCGCAAGGCCAGGGGCGGGCAGACCGCGCTGCTCCTCGGTTTCGGCGCCGGCCTCAGCTACGCCGGCGCGGTCGTGACCCTGCCCCCGGCCCCGGCGATTACCAGCTTCGACTGA
- a CDS encoding 50S ribosomal protein L25/general stress protein Ctc codes for MSNQASKLSVSTRTEKGKGAARRARREGKVPAVLYGHGTDPQHLHLPARDFAAILRNNGLNAIIDLDIEGDSQLALTKQVDVHPIRNYIEHADLLIVRRGEKVTVEVAIIVEGDAAPGTLVVSDTSLIEVEADALSIPEQIVVSVEGAEAGLSVHASDLDLPEGVTLTADPETLIVAVTEAQLAATESDADGSADAAAEGEAAEAAEESE; via the coding sequence ATGTCGAACCAGGCCAGCAAGCTCTCGGTCAGCACCCGCACCGAGAAGGGCAAGGGCGCAGCACGCCGTGCACGTCGCGAGGGCAAGGTTCCCGCCGTGCTCTACGGCCACGGCACCGATCCGCAGCACCTGCACCTGCCTGCGCGCGACTTCGCCGCGATCCTGCGCAACAACGGCCTCAACGCCATCATCGACCTCGACATCGAGGGCGACAGCCAGCTGGCGCTCACCAAGCAGGTCGACGTCCACCCGATCCGCAACTACATCGAGCACGCGGACCTGCTCATCGTCCGTCGCGGTGAGAAGGTGACCGTCGAGGTCGCCATCATCGTCGAGGGCGACGCCGCCCCGGGCACGCTGGTCGTCTCCGACACCAGCCTCATCGAGGTCGAGGCGGACGCCCTGTCGATCCCCGAGCAGATCGTCGTCAGCGTCGAAGGTGCCGAGGCCGGCCTGTCCGTGCACGCTTCCGATCTGGACCTGCCCGAGGGCGTGACCCTCACCGCCGATCCCGAGACCCTGATCGTCGCGGTCACCGAGGCGCAGCTCGCGGCCACCGAGTCCGACGCCGACGGCTCGGCCGACGCCGCAGCCGAGGGCGAGGCCGCCGAGGCGGCCGAGGAGTCGGAGTAA
- the arsC gene encoding arsenate reductase (glutaredoxin) (This arsenate reductase requires both glutathione and glutaredoxin to convert arsenate to arsenite, after which the efflux transporter formed by ArsA and ArsB can extrude the arsenite from the cell, providing resistance.) — protein sequence MDATIYHNPKCSTSRKALQALRDAGIEPTVVKYLDEPYSRDQLVELFADAGLTPAQAVRKREALYKELDLASATDDQILDAMVEHPVLVERPIVVTAKGTRIPRPIDKLDEIL from the coding sequence GTGGACGCGACGATCTATCACAACCCGAAATGCTCGACCTCGCGGAAGGCATTGCAGGCCCTGCGCGACGCCGGCATCGAGCCGACCGTCGTGAAGTATCTCGACGAGCCGTACAGCCGCGACCAGCTCGTCGAGCTGTTCGCCGATGCCGGGCTCACGCCCGCACAGGCGGTCCGCAAGCGGGAGGCCCTGTACAAGGAACTCGATCTCGCATCGGCCACCGACGATCAGATCCTCGACGCCATGGTCGAGCACCCCGTCCTCGTCGAACGTCCGATCGTCGTGACCGCCAAGGGCACTCGCATCCCGCGACCCATCGACAAGCTCGACGAGATCCTCTGA
- a CDS encoding beta-ketoacyl-ACP synthase III: protein MAVIADTTGINNIGMLGIGAYRPERVVTNDEICEQIDSSDEWIYTRTGIKTRRFARRDESVMEMSVNAGRKAIANALLQGSDIDAVILATNTHLLLTPAGATKVATELGANGVPAFDVTVGCAGFGYGMALASDMIRGGSATHVLVIGAEQLSVALDMTDRTNCFIFGDGAGAVVVGPTEEQQLGPVIWGSDGSQFNAIRQDHDWVTFLDSDRTQRPFLRMEGTAVFRWAAFEMGKVAHRALEAAKLGSEDLDVFVPHQANARINELLAKNLKLRDDAVVAKDIEYTGNTSAASIPLAMEDLLSTGKAQPGQTALLLGFGAGLSYAAQVVTMPPVPFE from the coding sequence ATGGCGGTCATCGCAGACACCACTGGCATCAACAACATCGGCATGCTCGGCATCGGCGCGTACCGCCCCGAACGCGTCGTCACCAACGACGAGATCTGCGAGCAGATCGACTCCTCCGACGAGTGGATCTACACCCGGACGGGAATCAAGACCCGCCGGTTCGCACGTCGCGACGAGAGCGTCATGGAGATGTCGGTCAACGCCGGGCGCAAGGCGATCGCCAACGCGCTGCTGCAGGGCTCCGACATCGACGCGGTCATCCTCGCCACCAACACTCACCTGCTCCTGACCCCGGCCGGCGCCACCAAGGTCGCCACCGAGCTGGGAGCCAACGGCGTCCCCGCCTTCGACGTCACCGTCGGCTGCGCCGGCTTCGGCTACGGCATGGCACTCGCCTCGGACATGATCCGCGGCGGCAGCGCCACCCACGTGCTGGTCATCGGCGCCGAACAGCTCTCGGTCGCCCTCGACATGACCGACCGCACCAACTGCTTCATCTTCGGCGACGGCGCGGGTGCCGTCGTCGTCGGACCGACAGAGGAACAGCAGCTCGGCCCGGTGATCTGGGGCTCGGACGGCTCCCAGTTCAACGCCATCCGCCAGGATCACGACTGGGTGACCTTCCTCGACAGCGACCGCACCCAGCGCCCCTTCTTGCGCATGGAGGGGACCGCGGTGTTCCGTTGGGCCGCCTTTGAGATGGGCAAGGTCGCCCACCGCGCCCTCGAGGCCGCCAAGCTCGGCTCCGAAGACCTCGACGTCTTCGTCCCCCACCAGGCCAACGCCCGCATCAACGAGCTGCTCGCCAAGAACCTCAAACTGCGCGACGACGCGGTGGTGGCCAAGGACATCGAGTACACCGGCAACACCAGTGCCGCCTCGATCCCGCTCGCGATGGAAGACCTGCTGTCGACCGGCAAGGCACAGCCCGGACAGACCGCTCTACTGCTCGGCTTCGGCGCCGGACTCTCCTACGCCGCGCAGGTCGTGACCATGCCGCCGGTTCCGTTCGAGTAG
- a CDS encoding type IV toxin-antitoxin system AbiEi family antitoxin domain-containing protein: MQSPTELRRIALAHDGVFTAADARAAGLDRAAVARRVASGTWSREARGIYTVADHPVTERTKVRLAVLRVGPHAVLSGVASVWWQGLADAPPRTVTVSVPRGHHRQDHPGVHLRYRRLDDADVLVRSGLRVTALPLAVLEASLEESISVVDNALLRRRVSMRQLRDATARQTGTPDAPGLRRVLDALGSGARSEAERRAVSILEKAGIEGWIANHPTEGYSADLAFPGRHLIVEIDGFAHHRDADAFQYDRKRRNDLLAAGWTVLNFTWADITERSDDVATRIRSALTAKG; this comes from the coding sequence ATGCAGTCACCGACCGAACTCCGCCGGATCGCTCTTGCGCACGATGGCGTCTTCACAGCCGCCGACGCTCGCGCTGCCGGACTCGACCGTGCCGCGGTAGCGCGGCGGGTCGCTTCGGGGACGTGGTCGCGAGAGGCTCGCGGGATCTACACCGTCGCCGACCACCCGGTCACGGAACGCACCAAGGTCCGACTGGCTGTGCTGCGGGTCGGGCCCCACGCGGTGCTGTCCGGCGTCGCTTCCGTGTGGTGGCAAGGGCTTGCAGACGCTCCGCCCAGGACGGTCACCGTCTCGGTGCCGCGCGGCCATCACCGGCAGGATCATCCCGGCGTCCATCTTCGTTACAGGCGTCTCGACGACGCGGACGTGTTGGTGAGATCGGGCCTACGGGTGACCGCACTTCCACTGGCAGTTCTCGAGGCCTCACTCGAGGAGAGCATCTCCGTCGTCGACAACGCACTTCTGCGACGGCGCGTCTCGATGCGTCAGCTGCGAGACGCGACCGCGCGCCAGACCGGCACACCGGACGCACCCGGCCTCCGCCGCGTCCTCGATGCCCTGGGCTCAGGCGCGCGGTCCGAAGCCGAGCGGAGGGCGGTGAGCATCCTCGAGAAGGCCGGCATCGAGGGCTGGATCGCCAACCATCCGACCGAGGGTTACAGCGCGGACCTCGCCTTCCCGGGCCGGCACCTCATCGTCGAGATCGACGGCTTTGCACACCACCGGGACGCCGACGCATTCCAGTACGACCGCAAACGACGCAACGACCTGCTTGCCGCCGGGTGGACAGTCCTGAACTTCACATGGGCGGACATCACCGAGCGGTCTGATGATGTCGCGACTCGCATCCGCAGCGCCCTCACTGCCAAGGGATGA
- a CDS encoding ABC transporter permease, which produces MTTFLRESTIVFHRQIRMNLRNPAWVLIGVMQPILYLVLFGPLLKPLVAQFPGGADNPYTFLVPGLLVQLGLFGALFAGFSLIGEWREGVIEAERVTPASRTALLTGRLMRDMLQLLVQALILVVLGYLMGMRGSVVGVILGIVITMLIGGACAAASNALALTTKSEDVMAPLINMVMMPVLLLSGILLPMTLGPSWLQSLSDFMPFRWIVDAVRDTFSGDLASAQVLWGVLASLVLAGLGTLWGTSVFRKENA; this is translated from the coding sequence ATGACCACATTCCTCCGCGAGAGCACCATCGTGTTCCACCGCCAGATACGCATGAACCTGCGGAACCCGGCCTGGGTCCTCATCGGGGTGATGCAGCCGATCCTCTACCTCGTGCTGTTCGGACCCCTGCTGAAGCCGCTCGTCGCGCAGTTCCCGGGCGGCGCGGACAACCCGTACACGTTCCTGGTTCCCGGTCTGCTCGTGCAGCTCGGGCTGTTCGGTGCGCTGTTCGCCGGTTTCAGCTTGATCGGCGAATGGCGTGAAGGCGTCATCGAGGCCGAGCGGGTGACCCCGGCCAGCCGCACGGCGCTGCTCACCGGTCGCCTCATGCGGGACATGCTGCAGCTTCTCGTCCAGGCTCTGATCCTGGTGGTGCTGGGCTATCTCATGGGCATGCGCGGGTCGGTGGTCGGGGTGATCCTCGGCATCGTCATCACGATGCTGATCGGTGGTGCGTGCGCCGCGGCGTCGAACGCCCTCGCACTCACCACGAAGAGCGAGGACGTGATGGCGCCGCTCATCAACATGGTGATGATGCCGGTCCTGTTGCTGTCGGGCATCCTGCTCCCGATGACCCTCGGGCCGTCGTGGCTGCAGAGCCTCAGCGACTTCATGCCGTTCCGGTGGATCGTCGACGCCGTGCGCGACACCTTCTCCGGCGACCTCGCCAGTGCTCAGGTCCTGTGGGGCGTCCTTGCCTCGCTGGTACTCGCCGGACTCGGAACCCTCTGGGGCACGTCGGTCTTCCGCAAGGAAAACGCCTGA
- a CDS encoding limonene-1,2-epoxide hydrolase family protein, with product MTPQTPIEIVTTLLTEFARGDVPAALETIDDDIAYTNVSLPTIRGKRKVAGVLGGVARKDSVGFNYRMINVSSDDTGVVLTERVDELRLGRLHLQFWVCGRFEVREGRITVWRDYFDYFDMTKALVRGVAALAVPSVQRPLPAPAVPA from the coding sequence ATGACCCCACAGACGCCGATCGAGATCGTGACGACCCTGCTGACCGAGTTCGCGCGGGGCGACGTACCCGCCGCGCTGGAGACCATCGACGACGACATCGCCTACACGAACGTCTCGCTGCCGACGATCCGCGGGAAACGGAAGGTGGCCGGAGTCCTGGGCGGAGTGGCACGCAAGGACTCGGTGGGATTCAACTACCGGATGATCAACGTGAGCTCTGACGACACCGGCGTCGTGTTGACCGAGCGGGTCGACGAACTCCGACTCGGCCGGCTGCATCTCCAGTTCTGGGTGTGCGGCCGCTTCGAGGTGCGGGAGGGCCGGATCACGGTGTGGCGCGACTACTTCGACTATTTCGACATGACGAAGGCGCTGGTGCGAGGTGTGGCCGCGCTGGCCGTGCCGTCGGTGCAGCGGCCACTGCCCGCGCCGGCCGTCCCGGCCTGA